From Rhododendron vialii isolate Sample 1 chromosome 7a, ASM3025357v1:
aatagaacaaattaaaatctatcaaacaaaattcatactccctccgtccctttattatagtccagtattccattttgggctgccccttaataagtgtccatttggtaaagttagtgggtaaaaattggtacattgtctattttgtccctaaaagtagattccattttgaaaagttagtgagtaaaaagtgtaatgatgatggataagtaagaaaagtggaggaaaaagttgatgtgaaaagtataatgatgatgcttttttaataagttggagttacgaagtatgacatttaaaaagggacggatggagtattacttataaaaaatattacagatTAAAagatagttaattttttcatagggCTGAAATAATGAAAGTGTCAAATTTTATGGGATGGAAGGAGTTACATATCTGGCTACACCTATCTGGGCcctaattttgatccaaaattcgGGGGTTTAAGTTCGCCGCCTTGCTCGTCTCAGCTCAGAGCCGGCTCTGACCGAGGTAACAAGCCCTTGATGGCGTAGTAATGACTCAGTGATTTGGATGCATAATAACTTATATATAGTTCTTGGGAAGCAATGCCTTAATTTAGTTTGCCCATTCATGTGAATAAACAAAATCGGAATCTGTGAAAACGTGGTTGCTCTAAAATTACAAATGCTTATTGTTCGTGCAATGTTGCAGTTGGTGACTTGAACCACCTTATCTCCACCACCATGAGCGGAGTCACCTGCTGCCTCCGCTTCCCCGGCCAACTCAACTCCGACCTCCGCAAGCTTGCCGTCAACCTCATCCCCTTCCCCCGCCTCCACTTCTTCATGGTCGGTTTCGCCCCCCTGACCTCCCGCGGCTCCCAACAATACCGCGCCCTGACCATCCCCGAGCTCACCCAGCAGATGTGGGACTCCAAGAACATGATGTGCGCGGCCGACCCCCGCCACGGCCGCTACCTCACCGCCTCCGCCCTCTTCCGCGGCAAGTCCATGAGCACCAAGGAGGTCGACGAGCAGATGATCAACGTGCAGAACAAGAACTCGTCGTACTTCGTGGAGTGGATCCCAAACAACGTGAAGTCGAGCGTGTGCGACGTGGCGCCCACGGGGCTGTCCATGTCGTCCACGTTCATGGGGAACTCGACGTCGATCCAGGAGATGTTCAGGAGGGTGTCGGAGCAGTTCACGGTCATGTTCCGGAGGAAGGCTTTCTTGCATTGGTACACGGGGGAAGGGATGGACGAGATGGAGTTCACGGAGGCGGAGAGCAACATGAATGACTTGGTGTCGGAGTATCAGCAGTATCAGGATGCGGTAGCGGATGAGGTCGGGGAGGAGGAGTACGAGGAGGAGGCGGAGGCAAATTAAGAGGGGCTTTTTATTTTACGCAGAAACCGCTCACAGAACCGGCCACAGAAAGTGCATCGATAGGGAGGATTTTTTGGGAGTGGTTACAACAACATATCGGTGCCTATGTCTATATAATTCATTTGTttcagtggtggtggtggatgtgTGTTGAGGGGTGAATAAACATGGTGGTCGGTTTCATTTTATGTTGGGGTTTACTCCTATTATTGTTGCAAGatataaacggtgtaatatttttcaaatttgtgaTTATTAATTTATTGCTTAtgtttgtaccaaaaaaaaaaatattgcttaTGCGATTGTCAATGTCATGTGTGTACATATTGCTATATTGGTATTAAATCAATTTGTTTTTATACACCACGCTTCTGCTAAACTATAAGCGATAGACTAcgacttttttattttgtccttattcaaattttgtttgcgtttgttaatttttatgtattattgggTTGTCTTGACAAGgagaatagaaaaaataaaaaattatgatttttacccaaaaatttaagaaatatccaagaaaatgtccaaaaaattaggacaaaacaaaaaaaaaagttgaataaggacaaaaggAATGGCAAGTAATTAATACAATATATATTATTTGGGTGTGTCAAATATTTGTCAAACTTTAAATTAAGAGCAATGCTAGGACACAGATGCACATGCACAAATATGTTAAGAATCCTTCGATGCACGTGAGTCTCAAACAACAGATGTATAGCTCGCATCCATCAAATGGTCTCAAACACAAACAAATCTGTGCCGTTTCATTTGTGTccatagttttttttggttaagtttaacagaaatgctaggggtacAGCAAATCTTGTACATCAGGCATGCACAGATCCATTTTGTGCCCGTCTCGGATCTCACAAAAATGATCTAAACCGCTCGTTTTGTTTAGAATATTTTGTttaaggtccctgtaaaaaatcatctcaatccgatactggTAAGGGCATTTACGAATCATACAGCTTTGCCTCATAATTTGGCCTgaatttctgaagcaaagttagatAATTCGTAAACGTCTTTaccggtatcggattgagatgattttttacaactctaaataatatattttgaataaaacgagcggctccgatcatctttgtgggaccccaAGATGACCACAAAATGGATCTGTACGCGGCTGCTGTATGAGATTCGTTGTACCTATATCACTACTGTAAATTTAAAGAGGGAGAATTAATTTCCtaatctctcaaaaaaaaattccggaAATAACCCGTACGCAAATGAAACAAACCCTAAGGatttacaaaataaaacaaaccctAAAGGGTACGAGAAAAAGCAAAACTATAAAAACCTAAACGCTCTGTCTTCAAAAACCTAAACGCTCTGTCTCTTCATTTGGCGGTACCAcagccgcctctctctctctctctctctctctctctagcaaaccctttcaaatttcaatttcaagATACAAAGATGGTTCTGTGCGGCCACTGCACCCGAGATTGCCCCGAAACAATTGATCCTAAATTCGGCTCTGTATGTTGTGGTGTCTGCGGAAAAGTATGTCGTGACAACGTCTTCATCGATGGCGATGATGTAAAAGGCTACCTTAACACAAAGCAGGAGTATTTGTACAAGAAGATTATATGGGAAGCAATGAACAAAGACTATCTTCAGGAACaagcagaaaaagaaagatacgGTACGTCGAAAAAATCCATGGAATCCATGGATAAACGACGACGACAACAGCGAAGTAAACGGGATACAAATGCCAATGCTGCAACTGCTGCTGCAGAAGCAACGACGGAAGAAACCCGAACAAAGAAGAGATTGAGTTCCAAGATCAACTACAATGCactggataaactctttgaCGAGGAAGACCCTTTTGTTGTTCCTAGCCGGAAAAGAACCCGGGTTGAGTCTCGAAATGATAGCGATGATGAGGATAAGAATGAAGCGGGTACCAAGAACAATGATGATGACGAGGAGCAAGAGAACGGGGATGTGGAAGAGATGGTTGACGATAAGTATGAAGCAGATACCGAGAACTGCAATGGCGAAGAGGAGGAACAAGAGAATGGGGAAGAGGCGGGTGACGAAGAAGAGGAGGATACGGAGGAATGGTACTCTAGGAATGAGGAGGAAGAGTGTGAGTATGGCTATGATGATGAGGGAGATGACGAGTGTTGGTAATACTTCTCTTTGCTTATAGGACATATGGAGGTCGTTATATAGTAATTGTTGTTGATATCGTAATTTATATGTGCAGTGGATTTATGACAAGTTTATGTGCTACATCTTCTGAATCATGAACTAGAAGTTTCATTTTTCGGTCCAGAAAACAAAAGCCAATACTAGAGATGCATTTCAATCCAGAAATACTCTACAGGGCCTATCTAGTCCCGATTGATCCCCACTAACAGATTTTCCGTGTGAATGATTCCTCCATAATACATGTGATCTTGTTAGTTTTGTTGTATATTCGCACATAAGCAACAGTACATCAACTCCGCAACAAAgctgaaaagaaaaaactgaaGGCAATAATCTGATCCAAAATCATCAATTATCAGCAGAAAGAAAGTGTACTGTACACGAATTTCAGCATGTAACTCACAATTGATTCCTGTACGAACATAATCTGAGTCAATTGTATCTGAACAACTCCCGTAGGTTAATGGAAAAGGTAAGGTATTGTCACCATTGGGCAGAGTGGTCATGCTACCGAGGCATGCTCCCCACCGCCCAAATAAACtgaccaaacaaaaccaaacaaccCAGTAGTGATGCAAAAGAATGATTCAAAAAACGAATACAAAAACAACTAGTTACGCGTGCAGTGGACAGAGACTATTGCGTCCCTTAAAACCTGTGGTTTTTTCGAGGCTGAGGAGCTTGTGTTTTGCTTGAAACCAAGAAGCATTGTGTTTGACGTGTGATGGCCACCTTTACGAAAGATGCAATTCAGAAGAAAAGAGATTAGACTGGACCTCCTCTTTGCCATTGTCAGGAAGTTTCGTTCCTCTTTTCTTCAAGTATTGAACCCTCTTTGAGGGCAATTTGTGCCTCATTCTCCCTTCCCAAAGCAAAAAGACTAGCAGCTTGTAGATATGATGTGATATGCCACACGGGGGATATTACTTGCGCTTGCACTGCATCATCGAGGGCTTCCTGCGGCATATTGTTCATGAGATAGGACAGGCTACGTCGAGCAAACACCGTGGGGGAAGCCATGGTTCCAGCATCAATAAACTGCACGTGCAAAGCTATCAATTAGCTGCAAGCTAGAACATACTCTCATGCAGAAGAGCAAAAGATAGTATAGAAAACTTTAAAGAGTACAATTTTTCTTTGCCCACAAAGAAGGCTCAAAACAAGAAGCCTTTGGTATTTGGGGCAAGCCATAGCGATCCTTATCCTCAAATTGATTTTGCTCAAAGTTACACCAAGGATAGGACATCCTATTTTATCACCTCGATCCACAAAGTAGTTGCTGACGTCAATCTTTCTTGGTGATTTGTGTTCTCTTTTTCAAACACATAACCAACCATCTAATAATTACAGACACTGAAACAACAATAcagaaacaattttttaatttttttgcatagcTGATGAAGAACACCGAAACACAAAAGCACATCCTATATGCAACATAAGAAACTAAGACAGGACCATATATTCACCCCCTCCCCAGGAACATGCAAATTGAGGCCCACAAGAAACGAGGTAGCTGATGGTAGACAACAATTTTGAAATCAATCGCAAGCTATTACACACGACTGGATACAGGTGGTAAGCGTTCTAACCTGTGTGTAGCATTCAATAGCTGCTCTGAAGTCTTTGTGCCGAAATGCTACATCGCCCTTTTTCTTTGAATTCAATGTGTCCTGCATCTGGTGCGTCCACATCTGGAATGAAAGCTGTAAAACAAGTTAGATAAGCATGACTTCTACAGGTGGATGATGGCAAGAACCTCAACTATAAGCATCAAATAGAAGCTCTGAACAAGTGATGAGTGCACACACACAGCATGAGAAAAAAATGCGGCACGTTTTTACGCacccgtgtgtgtgtgtgtgtgtgtaagtgtgTCTGCATGTTACAAGTTAATGTCAACATATAATTCAGTTCTACCCTATtatgacaaaataaaaaaagcatgTGCTTAGACAAGTCTAATGAAGAACATATTCTGATTAACAGAACCCAACATTCTGGTGTAATGACCTGATTTCTAATGGTAAAACCCTGAAAAGTTATAATACAAAACCTGAAATAATTCAACTCTAAGACTACTAACAAAATTTAACCCACTACAGGTAAATATAAGACTTATTCAAGGCTCTGCGTAAGATAGCCCTTCAACCTACTCCACCCTTCCAGTTATATTGATGTCTCAATGAAGGACTAAATTGGAAGACTTATTCGTTAACAAGATAAAACACACAAGCTATCATGTATTTTAAATATCAGTTGCTTTTTTTACATATCAGGAACAAACCTCAGTTGCTGCTCCGTCATCATCTTTATACCCAATCTTATTTAAGATCTCATGTATGGCAGTCAAATCCTTTCTTACGCAAGCTTCACCAAGTGCAGATAGGGGAAAAGACGCAGCACTATGTGGAATTCCCATCAATTCATGAGAAGGAACCTGCAAAACACATTACCGTCAGCTCACCACACACAATGCAAACTCATTCATTAGGGAGTCATCCCGAACATATATTAAGCTATGAGAAGGGCGGACACACTAGTCTATCTTCAGAATCTTATCATGCAAGCAAGCTCACAGGCGCACGTCCCGAAGCTGGTCATGCTAGCACTAAATAGAATGGCTCATAACCCATGGGAGGAGGTATACACTCACTTTTTTGGCGGCAACACCAATTCTAGCAATTCAAACCCACAACATGTTGCGGGGCCAGTGAAGCACTTGTCATTGTGTTCAGTTTTGAGTTTTCTTTCCTTAGCTCATCGAAGAACTGTATACATATATGTGCCTATATTCCAACTTACCATATATAAACGTCTTCGGGAAGGCCGAAGCCTTAGGGATGGTGAAGTGGGGTGAGAGTTGAACTCAGGCAAGGAACCTGGGAGGAGATGCACCTAGCCGCCTACACCAGGTCATCGTGCCAGGAAAATAAGAACTCATCCGAATGAAAATGATATCTCATTTTAACTGGTACACACCAGAAGAATGTACCTATCATTACGCCCTTCTACCTCCCATTCTCAAAAATTTCCGATAATCGGTCCCCAGGTATACTGTGAACTCTATCAGATTCATGAACACTGATTTCATAATTTCACTCTCTTATAAGGTTGGGACCAAAGAAGCATGGACACCTTTATTCACTCTCTATTTTTACCTTTGAGGCCTAACAAGCATGGACACATCACACTCCTGGTATAGGACACGTCTAAA
This genomic window contains:
- the LOC131332396 gene encoding tubulin beta chain-like, with protein sequence MREILHIQAGQCGNQIGGKFWEVVCDEHGIDTTGNYVGDSHVQLERVNVYYNEASGGRYVPRAVLMDLEPGTMDSLRTGPYGKIFRPDNFVFGQNGAGNNWAKGHYTEGAELIDSVLDVVRKEAENCDCLQGFQICHSLGGGTGSGMGTLLISKIREEYPDRMMLTFSVFPSPKVSDTVVEPYNATLSVHQLVENADECMVLDNEALYDICFRTLKLTNPSFGDLNHLISTTMSGVTCCLRFPGQLNSDLRKLAVNLIPFPRLHFFMVGFAPLTSRGSQQYRALTIPELTQQMWDSKNMMCAADPRHGRYLTASALFRGKSMSTKEVDEQMINVQNKNSSYFVEWIPNNVKSSVCDVAPTGLSMSSTFMGNSTSIQEMFRRVSEQFTVMFRRKAFLHWYTGEGMDEMEFTEAESNMNDLVSEYQQYQDAVADEVGEEEYEEEAEAN